A portion of the Thermoplasmata archaeon genome contains these proteins:
- a CDS encoding ABC transporter ATP-binding protein produces MALLEVKNLKVHFTTPDGDVRAVDGVNFDLNEGESLGLAGESGCGKTTAALSIMRLLPKNGRIVSGSINYQGYDLTTLSQPQLRSVRWHHISIIFQGAMNALNPVQRVGKQIAEPIKLHEHVDDEVADKRVGELLELVGIHKDRATEYPHEFSGGMRQRVMIAMALACNPKIVIADEPVTALDVMIQAQILELLERLKRELGLSMILISHDLSVMAETCDKMAIMYAGKIVETGGVRDVFKDSRHPYTKDLIAAFPDIKGSRVLPAYIPGDIPSLIHPPTGCHFHPRCKFAWELCAEKEPELLPVSDGHCAACHLNTKERPA; encoded by the coding sequence GTGGCACTCCTAGAGGTTAAGAATCTCAAGGTGCATTTCACAACACCCGACGGCGATGTTCGCGCCGTCGATGGAGTGAACTTCGACCTCAACGAGGGCGAGTCCCTGGGTCTCGCGGGCGAGAGCGGATGCGGGAAGACCACGGCCGCTCTCTCGATCATGCGGCTCCTTCCCAAGAACGGCAGGATCGTGAGCGGCTCGATTAACTACCAGGGCTACGACCTCACCACGCTGTCCCAGCCGCAGCTCCGCAGCGTGCGCTGGCACCATATCTCGATCATCTTCCAAGGGGCCATGAACGCGCTGAACCCCGTCCAGCGCGTCGGGAAGCAGATCGCGGAGCCCATCAAGCTCCACGAGCACGTGGATGACGAAGTCGCGGACAAGCGGGTCGGCGAGTTGCTCGAGCTCGTGGGAATCCACAAGGACCGCGCGACCGAGTATCCCCACGAGTTCTCCGGCGGCATGCGCCAGCGCGTGATGATCGCGATGGCCCTCGCGTGCAATCCCAAGATCGTGATCGCGGATGAACCGGTGACCGCGCTGGACGTGATGATCCAGGCCCAGATCCTCGAGCTCCTGGAACGCTTGAAGCGAGAGTTGGGCCTCTCCATGATCCTCATCTCCCACGACCTGTCCGTGATGGCGGAGACGTGCGACAAGATGGCGATCATGTACGCCGGGAAGATCGTGGAGACGGGCGGGGTCCGGGACGTCTTCAAAGACTCTCGGCACCCGTACACGAAGGATCTAATCGCCGCCTTCCCGGACATCAAGGGTTCCCGGGTGCTGCCGGCCTACATCCCCGGCGACATCCCGAGCCTCATCCACCCGCCCACGGGCTGCCACTTCCATCCGCGCTGCAAGTTCGCCTGGGAGTTGTGCGCGGAGAAGGAGCCGGAGCTGCTCCCGGTCAGCGACGGGCACTGCGCGGCGTGCCACCTGAACACGAAGGAGCGACCCGCATGA